Proteins encoded together in one Solanum lycopersicum chromosome 7, SLM_r2.1 window:
- the LOC101246156 gene encoding uncharacterized protein has product MDPRHSHTQLLNSWRGAKFTWRAVLIFNLGLGAYLFTRPAKKEKKAMTREPITPAEITTPTPPAPQNLEPFFSPIPEPVKVPEPLSVKQQRSVFGWMLKEKEDGLTSKPRGEDYQ; this is encoded by the exons ATGGATCCTCGTCATTCACACACACAGTTACTGAATAGCTGGCGTGGTGCCAAATTTACTTGGCGTGCTGTTCTCATCTTCAATCTTGGCCTCGGTG CTTACCTCTTTACAAGACCTgctaagaaggaaaaaaaagctATGACTAGAGAACCCATTACTCCAGCTGAGATTACTACTCCCACTCCACCCGCTCCTCAAAATCTTGAACCCTTCTTTTCCCCTATTCCAGAACCTGTGAAGGTGCCAGAGCCCCTTTCTGTAAAGCAGCAACGCAGTGTTTTCGGATGGATGCTAAAAGAGAAAGAGgatggtctaacctcaaaaccGAGAGGAGAAGATTATCAATGA
- the LOC138337210 gene encoding uncharacterized protein, producing the protein MNPTHKPLKTRMVTVPDPFLKVWWKFMNNEDKGIVQKHIGHLPSLLEMNAWPGLIGTMVKFWDSENMVFRFGEVELTPTIEEILISYESIAMCNKRKRHPDTDLLNPITWDFAKIKEILSLVKAEWMDKLPGPNIPFRKLYYRFGRARAYEKHEDEFVSKEKWKEARPLAFAICLLGTMVFPQGPKYTIHPSVFMVTHAIFYGVDYKTSMKYYTLAPMILADIYRALDKCQNGERFFQGCNLILQWWMMRHLIKTHNPKEPDPFRRSDELHSHDWWLYHNRCNKTGGESFWYPRLRGLREEDVQWSIDSLVVTKNMVVRAEKVPYLVFAGLRGTRPYAPGRVLRQLGGKQELPQIADMRKFVTDHENGRVAFSEDMRRMWRSRRVLGEPVPDRFRPECSREYKEWLKKSLAGTIEPGPNVPHIIADVGAKHQVRLHRLQEKFDKSELEHQRRHSEDAKVIARLKQELRMARQCMTELDDSIERQIQSIEGFSHQEGARLARDHLWANRYAMWEEVNIAKRTRLGEGSEEA; encoded by the coding sequence ATGAACCCGACACACAAACCTCTGAAAACAAGAATGGTTACTGTCCCTGACCCTTTCCTCAAAGTATGGTGGAAGTTCATGAACAACGAAGATAAAGGAATTGTTCAGAAACACATAGGTCATCTTCCGTCGTTGTTAGAGATGAATGCGTGGCCTGGCTTAATTGGAACGATGGTGAAATTCTGGGATAGCGAGAATATGGTTTTTCGATTCGGGGAAGTAGAGTTGACGCCAACTATAGAAGAAATTCTCATCAGTTATGAAAGTATCGCCATGTGCAACAAAAGGAAACGACATCCAGATACAGATCTCCTAAATCCTATAACATGGGATTTCGCCAAAATTAAAGAGATATTGTCATTGGTTAAAGCCGAGTGGATGGACAAACTCCCTGGTCCGAATATACCTTTCAGAAAGTTATATTATCGATTTGGGCGTGCAAGGGCTTATGAGAAACATGAAGATGAGTTCgtctcaaaagaaaaatggaaagagGCGCGTCCCCTTGCATTTGCGATATGTTTGCTCGGCACGATGGTTTTTCCCCAAGGGCCAAAATACACTATTCATCCTAGTGTATTTATGGTCACTCATGCCATTTTTTATGGAGTGGATTACAAAACATCGATGAAGTATTACACTTTAGCGCCCATGATTCTGGCCGACATCTACAGGGCTTTAGACAAGTGTCAGAACGGAGAACGCTTCTTTCAAGGGTGTAATTTGATACTACAGTGGTGGATGATGCGTCATTTAATCAAGACTCATAACCCCAAAGAACCAGATCCCTTTAGACGATCCGACGAGCTACATAGTCATGACTGGTGGTTGTATCACAATCGTTGCAACAAGACTGGAGgagagagtttttggtatcCGAGGCTTCGAGGGTTGAGAGAAGAAGACGTACAATGGTCGATAGATAGTTTGGTGGTAACTAAGAATATGGTGGTTCGAGCTGAAAAGGTCCCTTATTTGGTATTTGCTGGGTTAAGAGGAACTAGGCCATACGCCCCCGGTCGAGTGCTGAGGCAACTAGGAGGGAAGCAAGAGTTGCCCCAGATTGCTGATATGAGGAAATTCGTAACTGACCACGAGAATGGGCGAGTGGCATTTTCCGAAGACATGCGTAGGATGTGGAGATCTCGAAGAGTGTTGGGTGAGCCTGTACCAGATAGGTTTCGTCCAGAATGTTCGAGGGAGTACaaagaatggttgaaaaagaGTCTCGCTGGAACAATTGAGCCTGGTCCAAACGTTCCTCACATTATTGCCGATGTTGGAGCCAAACATCAAGTCCGACTTCACCGCCTTCAAGAGAAGTTTGATAAGAGTGAATTAGAGCATCAACGTCGTCATTCCGAAGATGCCAAAGTCATAGCTCGATTGAAACAAGAACTGCGAATGGCCAGACAATGCATGACAGAGTTAGATGATAGCATAGAGCGACAGATTCAATCGATAGAGGGGTTCAGTCATCAAGAAGGAGCTCGATTGGCAAGAGATCATCTCTGGGCGAATAGATATGCCATGTGGGAAGAGGTCAACATCGCCAAGAGGACCAGACTTGGCGAAGGATCAGAGGAGGCATGA
- the LOC112941050 gene encoding uncharacterized protein produces MDKGKNVQTELTEEELRRKIERVTREIQKVKEEGLKVDATTAIYKAAITTLDEDLASQIKRKKEVEMETESLRERLNLLRLEIHEGKAREAKIDIETAVLLDRSAALDEELATHSDPKGRKYLARDRGEDNSGPDREVIEEDDEEEIVYKPPFPTLADHPYFTRSKGPTDSFPRSNSDKGKTVMGDNNDEVRLTDVVVAQPTVVEQNELIMQLMQQIAEMKVEMQRRQDAPPPGFGTNIADARPPVYFPSSNIDPTQNQPSTPVHNPSVIDLTTQNPQYASTSYQTPSPLPNNHPQIPPHPQNTQTAPPPQNQNQTQTAFNTQAFHPHLSQNTNPQAYPQNYQTAKNIPSPSIAPPLPKRATFQVPVPAKHEVHGSELDHYEEQEREWKAKEEVKIDIKEEIKRAMKELQCIPDAVGLSYAELCIHPDLNLPEGFKIPKFDTFGGVGNPMAHLRAYCDQLVGVGRDEALLMRLFSRSLCGEALEWFTSHETRQWPSWNALAKDFIDRFAYNVEIVPDRYSLEKIKQKPTESYREFAYRWRKEAARVRPPMTEKEIVEVFVRVQEPEYYDRIILLFGAKFAEIVKVGETIEDGLKSGKIARVSASPGSSGLIRKRREEVAAVSYGGRKTPRNPSHSQDRFRPSPKSHRSNYPQSNHPNNHNTVPTYQSAKISSYQSPPSNLQNFSPIYPNYPQPYQILSPYQNIAPNCANVQSSYRPPPSTYQVQAPLYQDPLPNYQATMPNFQASPYPRGQAPRTNTQNYQRVPPPRQSNYDTSRPRSEKRPSRNFTTLAESRTKLFERLAADGYIHPVGPKPGDVNSKFFRPDQRCAYHSNSVGHDTEDCINLKHKIQDLIDQEVVSLQPAVPNVNTNPLPNHGGDNLNMIETDEDGCGTKMITLIMHEDLERAVASLSVKERRKFVILTPAKAVSLVPSKTLVKPKFVIETAVAQGMTRSGRCYTPDELALGGQKKDHAKRPISEGEAEEFWRRMQPKDYSIVKHLEKTPAQISVWALLMSSQSHRQALMKALDDTYVPSGTSSDNVAAMIHQVIRGHRISFCDDELPVEGRSHNKALHITVICRGKVVNCVLVDDGSGLNICPLTTLRQLNFDLGKLEQNQVNVRAFDGVQRDTLGAVTLTLQMGPAEFSAQFQVLDIDTSYNLLLGRPFIHMAGAVPSTLHQMMKLVWKNEELVIHGEGSRLGKQVSVIDEMPQGADFYTVELVNATNEDLALNSMPTVYKMIATVMLQNGFEPGFGLGRDSQGIIEPVPVLAQGSKYGLGYIPTDDDMKMKRRRDQELTKPIPHLYHSFPIREHAEPEDDGEGICDLFKEINAVIEEEAEPAGFRDAEPGEMLKNWTSTPILMSRTFGNVSYKPANVMSCHELNEQNEANDDEADDYDEESGEPDYVVEEFRQFENQHKPNLEETETVNLGDSECVKEVKISTHLNETQKESLIHLLAKYSDVFVWEVSDMQGLSTDVVSHKLPINPGFEPVKQKTRKFKPELSLKIKEEITKQIESRLVEVTQYPTWLANVVPVAKKDGKIRICVDYRDLNKSFVDCYAGYHQILMDEEDAEKTAFITPWGVYHYRVMPFGLKNAGATYMRAMTTIFHDMIHKEIEVYMDDVIIKSRESSDHLTHLRKFFERLRRYNLKLNSAKCAFGVPAGKLLGFIVSRRGIELDPSKIKAIQELPPPKTRKEVMSFLGRLNYISRFIAQSTVVCEPIFKLLKKDAPTKWTEECQTAFDAIKSYLSNPPVLVPPREGSPLLLYLSVSDNAFGCVLGQHDETGKKEKAIYYISKKFTPYESRYTLLERTCCALTWLAQKLRHYLSSYTTYLISRMDPLKYIFQKAMPTGKLAKWQMLLKYEPLKTYFHDEEVSFVGEDISEDYPGWRLFFDGAVNHQGKGVGAVLVSESGQHYPMAAKLRFNCTNNMAEYEALILGLKMAVDMNVYELLVIGDSDLLIHQVQGEWAVKNPKIVSYVQYVQNLCKRFRKIEFRHTPRIQNELADALATIASMIKHPDIDYIDPLDIDLKEHPVHCSHVESEPDGLPWYFDIKRRTPDLGLLRCVDAAEAVRLIEQIHAGVCGTHMNGLTLARKVLRAGYFWMTMDNDCCKFVQKCHKCQVHGDLIRVPPHELNAMSSPWPFVAWGMDVISPIEPAASNGHRFILVAIDYFTKWVEAASYKSVTKKVVADFVRNNLICRFGVPESIITDNEAANKNIKKILRKMIDKQRGWHEMLPYALLGYRTTVRTSTGATPYLLVYGTEAVVPIEVEIPSLRIIQEAEISNAEWVSKRIDQLALIDEKRMVAVCHGQLYRQRMTRAFHKRVYSFTSKSAEFFRLMNTEKEKTISKAGDFIESKKHFISLCQDACECCVDRGVPSKRRSRLGMSFRRGSSCSARSSPVRCSEKGRNVHRRPNPKSGSMAVKIRCLK; encoded by the exons ATGGACAAAGGCAAGAACGTCCAGACGGAGCTCACTGAGGAGGAATTGCGAAGAAAGATCGAGCGAGTCACTCGAGAGATTCAGAAGGTTAAGGAAGAAGGACTCAAAGTAGACGCGACCACGGCGATCTACAAAGCTGCGATCACAACATTGGATGAAGATCTGGCGTCACagataaagagaaagaaggaggtTGAGATGGAAACCGAAAGCCTAAGGGAAAGGTTGAACTTGCTTCGTTTGGAGATACACGAAGGAAAGGCGAGAGAGGCGAAGATAGATATCGAGACTGCTGTGTTGTTGGACAGAAGCGCGGCGCTCGATGAGGAATTGGCGACCCATAGCGACCCAAAGGGCAGAAAATACCTCGCCCGTGATCGGGGAGAAGATAACAGTGGCCCCGACCGTGAAGTGATtgaggaagatgatgaagaagaaatcgtctacaagcctccatttccgact ctggcagatcatcctTACTTCACCAGATCGAAAGGTCCTACAGATTCCTTCCCTCGATCAAATTCAGATAAAGGAAAAACAGTTATGGGAGACAACAATGACGAAGTGCGTCTTACTGACGTTGTGGTGGCTCAGCCCACTGTAGTGGAACAGAATGAATTGATCATGCAATTGATGCAACAGATTGCTGAAATGAAAGTTGAAATGCAACGGAGACAGGATGCGCCTCCACCTGGATTTGGTACTAATATTGCTGATGCAAGACCTCCGGTCTACTTTCCTTCATCAAACATAGATCCAACTCAGAACCAGCCTTCTACACCTGTGCATAATCCGTCTGTGATTGACCTCACAACCCAAAACCCTCAATACGCTTCTACATCTTACCAAACTCCTTCACCTCTTCCAAATAACCACCCTCAAATACCACCCCATCCTCAGAATACTCAAACTGCCCCACCgccacaaaatcaaaaccaaactcAAACTGCCTTCAATACCCAAGCATTTCATCCGCATTTGAGTCAGAACACCAATCCTCAGGCCTACCCACAAAACTACCAGACCGCCAAAAACATTCCAAGTCCCTCTATAGCTCCACCCCTACCAAAAAGAGCCACCTTCCAAGTTCCCGTTCCTGCCAAGCACGAGGTGCACGGTTCTGAGTTGGATCACTATGAAGAACAGGAAAGAGAATGGAAGGCGAAAGAAGAAGTGAAGATCGATATAAAGGAAGAAATCAAAAGGGCTATGAAAGAGCTGCAGTGCATCCCAGACGCCGTCGGACTTAGCTACGCAGAATTGTGCATCCATCCAGATTTGAACCTTCCCGAAGGTTTTAAAATTCCGAAGTTTGACACCTTCGGAGGAGTGGGCAATCCTATGGCGCATTTGAGAGCGTATTGTGACCagctcgtgggagttggcaggGATGAGGCCTTGTTGATGCGGCTTTTCAGCCGAAGTCTGTGTGGGGAGGCCCTCGAGTGGTTTACTTCACATGAAACCAGGCAGTGGCCCAGTTGGAATGCATTGGCTAAGGACTTCATTGACCGATTCGCCTACAATGTTGAAATAGTGCCCGATCGGTATTCTCTAGAGAAGATAAAGCAGAAACCAACTGAAAGCTATAGGGAATTTGCCTATAGGTGGAGGAAAGAAGCGGCGAGGGTAAGGCCACCCATGACCGAGAAAGAGATTGTGGAAGTATTCGTGCGGGTACAGGAGCCTGAGTACTATGATCGGATCATATTGCTATTCGGAGCTAAATTCGCTGAGATAGTCAAagttggtgagactatcgaagatggtCTAAAATCGGGGAAGATAGCCCGTGTATCTGCGTCGCCTGGGTCTTCAGGATTGATAAGAAAGAGAAGAGAGGAAGTTGCCGCTGTCTCGTATGGGGGAAGAAAAACCCCTAGAAACCCGTCACATTCCCAAGATCGTTTCAGGCCTTCCCCAAAGTCCCACCGATCCAACTACCCACAATCCAATCATCCTAATAACCACAATACTGTCCCCACCTATCAGAGTGCTAAAATTTCGTCGTACCAAAGTCCACCCTCTAATCTCCAAAATTTTTCTCCCATATACCCAAATTACCCTCAACCATACCAGATCCTATCCCCTTATCAGAATATTGCTCCCAACTGTGCCAACGTACAGTCGAGCTACCGACCACCTCCGTCCACttatcaagtccaagctccaTTATACCAGGACCCCCTCCCGAATTACCAAGCTACAATGCCAAATTTCCAGGCAAGCCCTTATCCCCGGGGCCAAGCTCCTCGTACAAATACCCAAAATTATCAGCGGGTGCCTCCCCCTCGGCAAAGCAATTATGATACTTCCCGTCCGAGATCTGAAAAAAGGCCTTCAAGGAACTTTACCACACTTGCTGAAAGTCGGACCAAACTATTTGAGAGGCTAGCCGCAGAtggatacatccaccctgtgggGCCCAAACCCGGGGATGTCAACTCAAAGTTCTTCAGGCCAGATCAAAggtgtgcttatcattccaacagtgttggacatgacACGGAAGATTgcatcaacctcaagcacaaaATCCAAGACCTGATCGATCAGGAGGTAGTTTCTCTTCAACCGGCGGTGCCAAACGTCAACACAAATCCGTTGCCGAATCATGGAGGTGACAACCTTAATATGATTGAAACAGATGAAGACGGGTGTGGAACAAAGATGATTACCCTTATTATGCATGAGGACTTGGAAAGGGCTGTCGCTTCTTTAAGCGTCAAAGAAAGGAGGAAGTTTGTTATTCTGACACCTGCAAAGGCTGTTTCCTTGGTGCCTTCGAAAACCCTCGTTAAGCCCAAATTTGTCATTGAAACTGCCGTGGCCCAAGGCATGACCAGGTCCGGAAGGTGCTACACTCCTgatgagcttgctctcggaggacaGAAGAAGGACCATGCTAAGAGGCCGATAAGCGAGGGGGAAGCAGAGGAATTCTGGAGAAGGATGCAACCGAAGGACTATTCCATCgtcaaacatttagagaagaCTCCGGCTCAGATCTCCGTGTGGGCCCTGCTGATGAGCTCTCAGTCCCACAGGCAGGCCTTAATGAAAGCTCTTGATGATACATACGTACCCTCAGGTACAAGTAGTGATAACGTGGCCGCTATGATTCATCAAGTCATTCGGGGGCACCGGATCAGCTTTTGTGACGATGAGTTGCCAGTCGAAGGAAGATCCCACAACAAAGCGCTACACATTACCGTGATATGTCGTGGAAAGGTTGTCAACTGTGTTTTGGTAGATGATGGGTCCGGTTTGAATATTTGCCCATTGACGACGTTGAGGCAACTAAATTTTGACCTTGGGAAACTGGAGCAGAATCAGGTCAATGTAAGGGCATTTGATGGTGTGCAAAGAGACACCTTAGGGGCTGTGactttgacccttcaaatgggcccCGCAGAGTTCAGTGCGCAATTCCAAGTATTGGACATAGACACTAGCTAcaaccttcttttgggaaggccgTTTATCCACATGGCTGGAGCCGTCCCCTCTACTCTCCATCAGATGATGAAGCTTGTgtggaaaaatgaagagttagtGATTCACGGCGAGGGAAGTCGCTTGGGCAAGCAGGTGTCGGTCATTGATGAGATGCCGCAAGGCGCAGACTTTTACACGGTGGAGCTGGTGAATGCCACCAACGAAGATTTGGCCCTCAACTCCATGCCAACCGTGTACAAAATGATAGCCACGGTGATGCTGCAAAATGGGTTCGAGCCAGGTTTCGGATTGGGAAGAGATTCCCAAGGAATTATTGAGCCTGTTCCGGTCCTTGCTCAGGGATCaaagtatggtttggggtacatccccacagatgatgatatgaagatgaagaggagaAGGGATCAAGAGTTGACTAAGCCGATCCCGCATCTCTATCACTCCTTTCCAATTCGGGAGCATGCCGAGCCTGAAGACgacggggaaggaatctgtgacctGTTCAAGGAGATCAATGCCGTCATAGAGGAAGAGGCCGAGCCAGCTGGCTTTCGCGATGCTGAACCGGGGGAGATGCTGAAGAATTGGACGTCCACACCAATCCTGATGTCCCGGACTTTTGG taacgtaagttacaaacctgccaacgtcatgtcatgtcatgagctaAACGAACAAAATGAGGCAAATGACGACGAGGCTGACGACTACGACGAAGAAAGTGGGGAACCAGACTATGTAGTAGAAGAGTTTCGACAGTTCGAGAATCAACATAAACCAAATCTGGAGGAAACAGAGACGGTAAATTTGGGAGATTCAGAatgtgtcaaagaggttaagatcagcacTCACCTGAATGAAACTCAGAAGGAGAGCCTGATTCATTTGCTTGCCAAATACAGCGATGTGTTTGTTTGGGAGGTCAGTGACATGCAGGGGCTGAGTACCGATGTTGTATCTCATAAGCTGCCTATCAACCCAGGGTTCGAGCCAGTGAAGCAAAAGACTCGGAAATTCAAGCCTGAgttgagtttgaagattaaggaGGAAATCACCAAGCAGATAGAGTCCCGGTTGGTAGAAGTAACGCAATATCCCACCTGGTTGGCGAATGTCGTTCCGGTcgccaagaaagatggaaaaatcaggatttgcgttgattacagagatctcaacaag tcatttgtggattgttacgcgggttatcaccagattctgatggatgaagaagacgcgGAGAAAACGGCCTTCATCACACCTTGGGGGGTATATCACTACAGGGTGATGCCGTTTGGGCTCAAAAACGCCGGTGCCACTTACATGAGAGCCATGACGACTATCTTCCACGACATGattcacaaggaaattgaagtgtacATGGACGACGTCATAATTAAATCCCGCGAGAGTTCGGATCATTTGACACACCTGCgaaaattctttgaacgtttgCGTAGGTACAACTTGAAGCTAAATTCCGCCAAGTGTGCTTTTGGAGTCCCAGCTGGGAAATTGTTAgggtttatagtcagcagaagaggtattgagctcgacccttcCAAGATCAAAGCAATTCAGGAgttacctccaccgaagacgagaaaagaggtgatgagcttcttagggaggttaaactatatcagccggtttatagcacaatcgacggtggtatgtgagcctatcttcaagttgctgaagaaagatgcccCAACTAAGTGGACTGAGGAGTGCCAGACCGCTTTCGACGCTATTAAGAGCTACTTGTCTAACCCaccagtattggttcctccgcgagaagggagtcctttgttgctATATTTGTCTGTCTCGGATAACGCCTTTGGAtgtgtacttggtcaacacgacgagacagGGAAGAAGGAAAAGGCTATCTACTACATCAGCAAGAAGTTTACTCCGTACGAGTCTCGTTACACTTTGCTGGAAAGAACATGCTGTGCTCTGACATGGCTTGCCCAGAAGCTGAGGCACTACCTGTCGTCGTATACTACATATCTTATCTCCAGGATGGATCCGttaaagtatattttccagaaagcgatgCCGACCGGGAAGCTGGCTAAATGGCAAAtgctgttga agtatgaacctctcaagacatattttcacgatgaagaagtgtcatttgtgggtgaagatatctCTGAAGAttatccaggttggagattattcttcgaTGGAGCGGTGAATCACCAGGGTAAAGGTGTTGGAGCAGTCTTGGTAtcagaatctggtcagcactatcctatgGCGGCTAAGCTACGGTTCaactgcacaaacaacatggctgagTATGAAGCTCTCATTCTCGGTTTGAAAATGGCCGTTGACATGAATGTTTACGAGTtactggttattggagattcagacctcttgatccatcaagttcaaggagaatgggctgtgaagaacccaAAGATTGTATCTTATGTACAATATGTGCAAAACCTGTGTAAAAGGTTTcgcaagatcgagttcagacatactccccgaatacagaatgaattagctgatgctcttgccaccatcgcttcaatGATCAAACATCCGGATATTGATTACATCGACCCGCTGGATATAGATTTGAAGGAGcatccagtccattgttcacacgtggaatcagaaccagatggtttgccttggtatttcgacataaagag gaggactccagatttgggtcttttGAGATGCGTGGATGCTGCTGAAGCCGTgaggcttattgaacagatacatgctggagtcTGTGGCACACATATGAACGGGCTTACCTTGGCAAGAAAAGTCCTTCGAGCCGGTTacttctggatgactatggataacgactgttgcaaattcgtgcaaaaatgccataaatgtcaagtgcacggagATTTGATAAgggtgccacctcacgaactcaatgctatgagttcaccttggccatttgtagcttggggaatggatgtcatcaGCCCTATAGAACCGGCCGCTTCCAATGGACACAGATTTATTTTGGTTGCCAtcgattatttcaccaaatgggtggaagcagcctcttacaaatcggtaaccaagaaagtggtggccgaCTTTGTCCGCAACAATTTGATCTGCCGATTTGGagttccagaatccatcatcactgataatg aggccgccaacaagaacatcaagaagattctgaggAAGATGATTGACAAGCAGCggggttggcatgaaatgttgccatatgctctactgggttatcgaacgacggtcagaacatcaactggggctactccatacttgctagtatacGGAACAGAAGCAGTTGTACCTAttgaagtcgagataccgtcactgaggatcatccaagaagctgagaTAAGTAATGCTGAGTGGGTTAGCAAACGGATTGATCAACTAGCCTTGATTGATGAAAAGAGGATGGTTGCTGTTTGCCATGGCCAGTTGTATAGACAAAGAATGACTCgcgcttttcacaaaaga gtttatagctTCACTTCGAAATCGGCCGAATTCTTCCGACTGATGAATACGGagaaggagaaaactatctccaaagccggtgattttattgaaagcaagaagcatttcatatctttatgccaagatgcttgtgaatgt